From Scatophagus argus isolate fScaArg1 chromosome 2, fScaArg1.pri, whole genome shotgun sequence, a single genomic window includes:
- the LOC124065588 gene encoding tubulin beta-4B chain-like, with the protein MREIVYMQAGRCGNQIGAKFWEVISDEHGIDPTGTYHGDSDLQLERINVYYNEAAGGKYVPRAVLVDLEQGTMDSVRSGPFGQVFRPDSFVFGANFKCDHKMCVLNWVDEIALL; encoded by the exons ATGAGGGAAATCGTATACATGCAGGCAGGCCGGTGTGGAAATCAAATTGGTGCTAAG TTCTGGGAGGTGATAAGTGACGAACATGGCATCGACCCGACCGGGACATATCACGGAGACAGTGACCTGCAGCTGGAACGAATCAACGTCTATTACAACGAGGCAGCAG gcGGGAAGTATGTCCCTCGTGCAGTGCTGGTGGACTTGGAGCAAGGCACAATGGACTCCGTGAGATCTGGTCCCTTTGGACAAGTCTTTCGACCGGACAGCTTTGTCTTTGGGGCGAATTTTAAATGCGATCATaagatgtgtgttttaaattggGTTGATGAAATTGCATTGCTGTGA